A stretch of the Bacteroidales bacterium genome encodes the following:
- the rplK gene encoding 50S ribosomal protein L11 encodes MAKEVSGLIKLQIKGGAANPSPPVGPALGAKGVNIMEFCKQFNSRTQKNAGKLLPVIITVYNNKSFDFIVKNPPVAVQLLEAAKLKSGSAESNRIKVGSVTWEQVKVIAEDKMPDLNAFTIESAMKMVAGTARSAGITIKGKSPFSK; translated from the coding sequence ATGGCAAAAGAAGTTTCAGGATTAATTAAACTGCAAATTAAAGGAGGTGCTGCAAACCCTTCTCCGCCTGTTGGCCCTGCACTGGGAGCAAAAGGTGTTAATATTATGGAGTTTTGCAAACAGTTTAATTCAAGAACACAAAAGAATGCTGGAAAATTATTACCTGTAATTATTACAGTATATAATAATAAATCTTTTGATTTTATTGTTAAAAACCCACCGGTTGCAGTTCAATTATTAGAAGCAGCAAAATTAAAATCAGGAAGTGCTGAATCAAACAGGATAAAAGTAGGGTCTGTTACATGGGAGCAAGTTAAAGTAATTGCAGAAGATAAAATGCCCGATTTAAACGCATTTACTATTGAATCAGCAATGAAAATGGTTGCAGGCACAGCTCGTAGTGCGGGAATTACCATAAAAGGAAAGTCTCCTTTTAGTAAATAG
- the nusG gene encoding transcription termination/antitermination factor NusG has product MEKKWYVIRAISGKEKKVKELIDNEIIRKNLEEYISQVLIPTEKIYQIRNGKKISKERNFFPGYILIEASLTGEIPHIIKNITNVIGFLGAKKGEPEPLRMSEVNRILGRVDELAGSDEELNIPFIVGESVKVVDGPFNNFNGIIEEVNEEKKKLKVIVKIFGRKTPLELSFMQVEKE; this is encoded by the coding sequence ATGGAAAAGAAATGGTATGTTATTAGAGCTATTAGCGGGAAAGAAAAAAAAGTTAAAGAATTAATTGATAACGAAATTATTCGTAAAAATTTGGAAGAATATATTTCACAGGTATTAATTCCAACTGAAAAAATTTATCAAATACGAAATGGAAAAAAAATAAGTAAAGAAAGAAATTTTTTTCCGGGATATATACTAATTGAAGCATCTCTTACTGGAGAAATTCCGCATATAATAAAAAATATAACAAATGTTATTGGATTTTTAGGTGCTAAAAAAGGCGAACCAGAGCCATTAAGAATGTCAGAAGTAAATAGAATATTAGGAAGAGTTGATGAATTAGCCGGAAGTGATGAAGAATTAAATATTCCATTTATTGTTGGAGAATCGGTTAAAGTTGTAGATGGACCTTTTAATAATTTTAATGGCATTATTGAAGAAGTTAACGAAGAAAAGAAAAAACTTAAAGTAATTGTTAAAATATTTGGTCGTAAAACACCTTTGGAATTAAGTTTTATGCAAGTTGAAAAAGAATAA
- a CDS encoding 50S ribosomal protein L1 produces MTKINKNRKIVLEKIEEDKQYSFDEAANLIKDITTTKFDASVDLDVRLSIDPRKSNQMVRGIVTLPHGTGKETKVLVMCTPEKEDEAKEAGADYYGLDEYIDKIKGGWTDIDVIITMPNVMAKVGQLGRILGPRGLMPNPKSGTVTMEIGKAVTEIKKGKIDFKVDKYGIIHSSIGKVSFTPNKLVENAIELMKTLIKLKPATTKGTYIKSIYLSSTMSPGLKIDFKSID; encoded by the coding sequence ATGACTAAAATAAATAAAAATAGAAAAATTGTACTTGAAAAAATCGAAGAAGATAAGCAGTATAGTTTCGATGAGGCTGCTAATTTGATAAAAGATATTACAACTACAAAATTTGATGCATCGGTCGATTTAGATGTCAGACTTAGTATTGACCCCAGAAAATCAAACCAAATGGTGCGTGGTATTGTTACATTACCACACGGAACAGGAAAAGAAACCAAAGTTCTAGTAATGTGTACTCCGGAAAAAGAAGATGAAGCAAAAGAAGCAGGAGCAGATTATTACGGTTTAGATGAATATATTGACAAAATAAAAGGGGGCTGGACAGATATTGATGTTATTATTACTATGCCAAATGTTATGGCAAAAGTAGGACAATTAGGTAGAATATTAGGACCTCGGGGATTAATGCCTAATCCTAAAAGCGGAACTGTAACAATGGAAATTGGTAAAGCAGTAACGGAAATTAAAAAAGGAAAAATCGACTTTAAAGTCGACAAATACGGAATAATACATTCTTCTATTGGAAAGGTATCATTTACACCAAACAAATTGGTGGAAAATGCTATAGAACTAATGAAAACATTAATTAAATTAAAGCCTGCTACAACTAAAGGTACATATATAAAAAGTATTTATCTTTCAAGTACCATGAGCCCTGGCTTAAAAATTGATTTTAAATCAATTGATTAA
- a CDS encoding 50S ribosomal protein L10: MKRENKNDIIEKLSINLNEFNHFYLADISGLNAEATSTLRRNCFNKDVKLVVVKNNLFKKALEKTDSKKYESINDILKGPISVFFSDTGNIPGKLIKEFRKKHDKPILKGAYVEETFFIGEEQLDILSNIKSKNELVADIILSLRSPMNNVISSLKSGGNIITGVLKTLSEKK, from the coding sequence ATGAAGAGGGAAAATAAAAATGATATTATAGAAAAATTATCAATTAATTTAAATGAATTCAATCATTTTTATTTAGCTGATATTTCCGGACTTAATGCTGAAGCAACAAGCACACTACGAAGAAATTGTTTTAATAAAGATGTTAAACTTGTTGTTGTTAAAAACAATTTATTTAAAAAAGCATTAGAAAAAACAGATAGTAAAAAATATGAATCAATTAATGATATTTTAAAAGGACCAATATCTGTATTCTTTTCTGATACTGGAAATATTCCGGGGAAATTAATAAAAGAATTCAGAAAAAAACATGATAAGCCAATACTAAAAGGTGCATATGTTGAAGAAACATTTTTTATTGGAGAAGAACAACTTGATATATTATCAAATATTAAATCAAAAAATGAACTTGTTGCTGATATAATATTATCCTTACGATCACCAATGAATAATGTTATTTCTTCTCTTAAATCAGGAGGAAATATAATAACTGGTGTTTTAAAAACACTTTCAGAAAAAAAATAA
- the secE gene encoding preprotein translocase subunit SecE, translated as MVKIKLYFKDVYNELIHKVTWPSWADLQSSSIVVMIASLIIALVIAIMDGAFRNIMEFIYSVFY; from the coding sequence ATGGTAAAAATAAAATTGTATTTTAAAGACGTCTATAACGAACTAATTCATAAAGTTACATGGCCATCTTGGGCTGATTTACAAAGTAGTTCAATTGTTGTAATGATTGCATCATTAATAATCGCACTTGTTATTGCAATAATGGATGGCGCATTTCGAAATATTATGGAATTTATATATAGTGTGTTCTACTAA